A single window of Mugil cephalus isolate CIBA_MC_2020 chromosome 1, CIBA_Mcephalus_1.1, whole genome shotgun sequence DNA harbors:
- the ttll9 gene encoding probable tubulin polyglutamylase TTLL9 isoform X1: protein MSKHKTSGHKGSCDHGKSEEREGRSCVRYKCGLLNTIQDVLRQRPNWVEVKDDGEWDFNWCDVGWLRENFDHTYMEEHVRINHFRNHYELTRKNLMVKNLKRYQKNLERDSGRVEGARCDFFPCTFALPSEYHLFVEEFNRSPGSTWIMKPVAKSQGRGIFLFRKLKDIMDWKKDGTRSEEQKDAAQVENYVAQRYIENPYLINGRKFDLRVYVLVTSYVPLKAWLYRDGFARFSSTRFSLSSIDDKYMHLTNVSVQKTAPDYDPEKGCKWQMQQLRRYLTAKHGREMVETLFKEMDNIFVRSLQSVQKVIINDKHCFELYGYDILLDQNLKPWLIEVNASPSHTPSSQEDYEMKCRLLEDTLNVVDMEGRLTGKEKRVGGYDLMWNDGPVYREDFNLQTFDNLGFTANTHLGCVNDREKQLRQLLKPLLCQRKM from the exons ATGTCAAAGCATAAG acatCTGGACACAAAGGTTCATGCGACCATGGCAAAAGTGAGGAGAG GGAGGGAAGAAGTTGTGTGCGTTACAAATGTGGCCTGCTCAACACCATACAAGATGTCCTACGCCAGAGACCCAACTGGGTTGAAGTCAAAGA TGATGGAGAGTGGGACTTCAACTGGTGTGATGTAGGTTGGCTCAGGGAGAATTTTGATCATACATACATGGAGGAACATGTGAGGATAAACCACTTTCGCAATCATTACGAG CTAACCCGCAAAAACCTCATGGTGAAAAACCTCAAAAGATACCAGAAAAATCTGGAAAGGGATTCTGGCCGCGTAGAGGGGGCCAGATGTGATTTCTTCCCCTGCACTTTTGCACTGCCCAGCGAATATCACCTGTTTGTAGAGGAGTTCAACAGAAGCCCTGGGAGCACCTGGATTATGAAGCCG GTGGCAAAATCTCAAGGCAGAGGCATTTTCTTGTTCAGGAAATTGAAAGACATCATGGATTGGAAGAAG GATGGCACCCGCTCCGAGGAACAAAAGGATGCAGCTCAAGTGGAAAATTATGTGGCACAACGCTACATAGAGAACCCCTACCTaattaatg GCAGAAAATTTGACCTGAGAGTCTACGTGCTGGTCACATCA tatgTTCCCCTAAAGGCCTGGCTGTATCGAGATGGCTTTGCCCGCTTTTCAAGCACTCGCTTTTCCCTTAGCAGCATTGACGACAAGT ATATGCACCTCACCAATGTGTCTGTTCAAAAAACAGCCCCTGACTACGATCCTGAAAAG GGTTGTAAATGGCAGATGCAACAGCTGCGTAGATACCTGACTGCAAAACACGGCCGAGAGATGGTAGAAACCTTGTTCAAAGAGATGGACAACATCTTTGTCCGCAGTCTGCAGAGCGTGCAAAAGGTCATTATAAATGACAAGCACTGCTTTGAGCTCTACGGTTACGACATATTACTTGATCAGAACCTCAAGCC GTGGTTAATTGAGGTGAATGCCTCACCGTCACACACACCCAGCAGCCAAGAAGATTACGAGATGAAGTGCAGACTGCTGGAAGACACTCTGAATGTTGTCGATATGGAGGGAAG ACTGACTGGCAAGGAGAAAAGGGTGGGAGGATATGATCTCATGTGGAACGATGGGCCTGTCTATAGAGAGGATTTCAACCTACAAACATTTGATAATTTAGGTTTCACTGCCAACACACACCTAG ggTGTGTGAATGACAGAGAGAAGCAGCTTCGGCAACTTCTAAAACCACTTCTGTGCCAGAGGAAGATGTAA
- the ttll9 gene encoding probable tubulin polyglutamylase TTLL9 isoform X2 has protein sequence MEEHVRINHFRNHYELTRKNLMVKNLKRYQKNLERDSGRVEGARCDFFPCTFALPSEYHLFVEEFNRSPGSTWIMKPVAKSQGRGIFLFRKLKDIMDWKKDGTRSEEQKDAAQVENYVAQRYIENPYLINGRKFDLRVYVLVTSYVPLKAWLYRDGFARFSSTRFSLSSIDDKYMHLTNVSVQKTAPDYDPEKGCKWQMQQLRRYLTAKHGREMVETLFKEMDNIFVRSLQSVQKVIINDKHCFELYGYDILLDQNLKPWLIEVNASPSHTPSSQEDYEMKCRLLEDTLNVVDMEGRLTGKEKRVGGYDLMWNDGPVYREDFNLQTFDNLGFTANTHLGCVNDREKQLRQLLKPLLCQRKM, from the exons ATGGAGGAACATGTGAGGATAAACCACTTTCGCAATCATTACGAG CTAACCCGCAAAAACCTCATGGTGAAAAACCTCAAAAGATACCAGAAAAATCTGGAAAGGGATTCTGGCCGCGTAGAGGGGGCCAGATGTGATTTCTTCCCCTGCACTTTTGCACTGCCCAGCGAATATCACCTGTTTGTAGAGGAGTTCAACAGAAGCCCTGGGAGCACCTGGATTATGAAGCCG GTGGCAAAATCTCAAGGCAGAGGCATTTTCTTGTTCAGGAAATTGAAAGACATCATGGATTGGAAGAAG GATGGCACCCGCTCCGAGGAACAAAAGGATGCAGCTCAAGTGGAAAATTATGTGGCACAACGCTACATAGAGAACCCCTACCTaattaatg GCAGAAAATTTGACCTGAGAGTCTACGTGCTGGTCACATCA tatgTTCCCCTAAAGGCCTGGCTGTATCGAGATGGCTTTGCCCGCTTTTCAAGCACTCGCTTTTCCCTTAGCAGCATTGACGACAAGT ATATGCACCTCACCAATGTGTCTGTTCAAAAAACAGCCCCTGACTACGATCCTGAAAAG GGTTGTAAATGGCAGATGCAACAGCTGCGTAGATACCTGACTGCAAAACACGGCCGAGAGATGGTAGAAACCTTGTTCAAAGAGATGGACAACATCTTTGTCCGCAGTCTGCAGAGCGTGCAAAAGGTCATTATAAATGACAAGCACTGCTTTGAGCTCTACGGTTACGACATATTACTTGATCAGAACCTCAAGCC GTGGTTAATTGAGGTGAATGCCTCACCGTCACACACACCCAGCAGCCAAGAAGATTACGAGATGAAGTGCAGACTGCTGGAAGACACTCTGAATGTTGTCGATATGGAGGGAAG ACTGACTGGCAAGGAGAAAAGGGTGGGAGGATATGATCTCATGTGGAACGATGGGCCTGTCTATAGAGAGGATTTCAACCTACAAACATTTGATAATTTAGGTTTCACTGCCAACACACACCTAG ggTGTGTGAATGACAGAGAGAAGCAGCTTCGGCAACTTCTAAAACCACTTCTGTGCCAGAGGAAGATGTAA
- the ppp1r3da gene encoding protein phosphatase 1, regulatory subunit 3Da — MDRGWFIGPERITSTKSEQPTSSCSLAPRPCMTINLTEMLRADRPHAEKKPIPIRPPSPRVSLPRTQKPRHSVSCEPTPKPIIRQRSHSLPSATAKRKQCRNVGVRFVDSLGLDLEDVKLFKSAEDPFVPHHVTFRLLMGAEMADGRHLEISLPYLKPVFAQQPGDQPGFMHRLHVQKVCLERVLCFELGVVGITQVLNLDFEKDVTARYSFTDWKSCTETKASWVSTITKAWEGEAGQLSCDTFRFHLPVPPFLQPGSVLEFAIQYKVGGAEYWDNNGGNNYKLVCQSYKLTVPKECEDSMVHFI, encoded by the coding sequence ATGGATAGAGGGTGGTTTATTGGGCCAGAGAGGATCACCTCTACAAAATCTGAGCAGCCAACATCCAGCTGCAGCTTGGCGCCGAGGCCCTGCATGACTATCAATCTGACTGAAATGCTTCGAGCTGACAGACCCCACGCAGAGAAAAAGCCAATTCCAATCCGACCCCCGAGCCCCCGGGTTTCTCTGCCAAGAACGCAAAAGCCCCGCCACAGCGTCTCCTGTGAACCCACTCCCAAACCCATCATCCGGCAGCGGTCACACTCTCTGCCGTCCGCCACAGCAAAGAGGAAGCAGTGCAGAAATGTTGGTGTGCGGTTCGTCGATTCCTTGGGACTGGATCTGGAAGACGTCAAGCTTTTCAAGTCAGCAGAGGATCCGTTTGTGCCGCATCACGTGACATTTAGGCTGCTGATGGGCGCAGAGATGGCAGATGGGAGGCATCTGGAGATTTCCCTGCCGTACCTGAAGCCAGTTTTTGCCCAACAACCAGGAGACCAGCCAGGATTCATGCATCGTCTTCATGTGCAGAAAGTGTGTCTGGAGAGAGTCTTGTGTTTTGAGCTGGGGGTCGTCGGAATCACACAGGTCCTCAATTTGGACTTTGAGAAAGATGTCACAGCCCGTTATTCATTTACAGATTGGAAgagctgcacagaaacaaaagccTCTTGGGTGTCCACCATCACCAAGGCCTGGGAAGGAGAAGCGGGCCAACTCAGTTGTGATACGTTTCGCTTCCATCTGCCTGTCCCTCCGTTCCTGCAGCCAGGGTCAGTGTTAGAGTTCGCCATTCAATACAAAGTCGGCGGTGCTGAATACTGGGACAACAATGGTGGAAATAATTATAAGTTGGTTTGCCAAAGTTACAAACTCACTGTGCCTAAAGAATGCGAGGATAGCATGGTGCACTTTATATAG